GTCCTGCGCGAGCAGGCCGGCCGCGAACGCGACCTCGACGACGAACGCCGCCTCGGGCTCGGGGACGTCCAGCGCGGTGGCCACGCGCCGCAGCTCGCGCACCGCGAGCCCGCCCGCACGCAGCACGCCCGGCGGCTGGGCCTCCCACAGCCGCAGCAGCCGCGTCACCAGCCGCACCACGCGCTCGCCGGCGGTCGCGGCCTCGGCGGCGAGCGTCTCGGGGCGGCGCTGCGGCGCGTGCGTCAGATCCGGTGCGGTCGCGACGCCGCGATGCGTGCGTCCGCCGCGTAGCGCGAGCGCGACCGCGCCCGGCAGGATCACGTGCCGCGCGGTGCCGCGGGCCAGCAGCCCGCGCTCCACCAGCAGCGCGACCGCGTCCCCCGCGGTGGTCCCGGGTGCGGGCGCCAGGCCCACGGGCGGACCCCACGCGAGCGCGTCGAGCACCGCGCGCGCTGGTCCGGCCAGCGGGTCGCGTGCGGGCGGCAGCCCGGGCAGACCGTCCGCCGCGTCCGCGGGCAGGTCCGGCGGGCCCGGGACGTCGAACGCGAGGCCCGCGGGATGCGCGCCGAGCAGCTCGGCGAGCCCGGGTGCGACCCGCAGCACCGGTCCGGCCGGGCTGTCGCTCGGGCCGCCGGCGGTGGGGGCGTCCACGGGCTCGTCGTCGCCGGGGTGCAGGAGCGCGAGCGCGAGCGCGTCGTCCACGGCCCGCGCGACCTCGTCGTCCGGACCGCCGGCGATCGCGCGCTGCAGGTCCGTGGTGCGCGCCCCGCCCAGCACCAGCGCCGCCTCGAGCACCTGGAGCAGCACGGCGTCGGCGCCGGCGAGCGCGCGCTCGAGGCTCGCACGCCCCGTCGCGCGCACCGCGAGCGACGTGAGGTTGCCCGGCGACGGCGAGGCCAGGTCCGGGCGCCGCGCGAGCAGCACCGCGAGCTGCTCGTCGGGCGACGCGCGCAGGAACCCGGTGAACGTGGACATCCGCACCACGATACGTGCCGACCGGTGCGGACGGCTGGGGGTCCCGGTGCGGGACCGGATAGCGTCGGGCGCAGCCGAGCGGATGGAGGACGACGTGGTCGAGGTCAAGGCGCTGCACGACGAGGCGCGCGCGATGCTGCCGGAGATCGCCGCGCTGCGGCACGCGCTGCACCGCGTCCCCGAGCTCGCGCTCGATCTGCCGCGCACGCAGGCGCTGGTGCTCGACGCGCTCGCGGGGCTCGACCTGGAGATCAGCACGGGTGACGGCCTGAGCTCGGTGGTCGCGGTGCTGCGCGGCGGCCGGCCCGGGCCGGCAGTGCTGCTGCGTGGGGACATGGACGCGTTGCCCGTGACCGAGCAGACGGGTGAGCCGTTCACGTCCGAGCACGTGGGCCTCATGCACGCGTGCGGGCACGACATGCACGTGGCGGGGCTGGTGGGCGCGGCCCGGCTCCTGGCCGCGCGCCGCGCGGACGTCGCGGGCGACGTCGTGCTGATGTTCCAGCCCGGTGAGGAGGGCGACGGCGGCGCGGAGATCATGATCGAGCAGGGTGTGCTCGACGCCGCCGGCCAGCGCGTGGTGGCCGCGTACGGCGTGCACGTCGCGTCGGGCCTGCTGCCGCACGGTGTGGTCTCCGGGCGCGCGGGCACGGCCATGGCGGCGGCGGACTCCGTCGTCGTCACGGTGCACGGGTCCGGCGGCCACGGGTCGGCGCCGCACCGCGCGCTGGACCCGGTGCCCGTCGCCGCCGAGATCGTGCTCGCGCTGCAGGCGATGGTCACGCGCCGGTTCGACGCGTTCGACCCCGTGGTGGTGACGGTCGGCGCGCTGCATGCGGGCACGGCGAACAACATCATCCCGGCGTCCGCGACGCTCGAGATCACGGTGCGCACGTTCTCCCGCGACACGTGGCAGGCCGCACCCGAGCGGCTGCGCGAGGTGTGCGAGCACGTCGCCGCCGCGCACGGCCTGACCGCCGAGGTCGACTACCGGCGCGGCTACCCCGTGACGGTCAACGACCCGCACGAGCTCGAGCGGACCGCGCGCCTGACGCGCGCGATGCTGGGCGAGGACGCGTGGCAGACGATGCCGCAGCCGCTGGCCGGTGCCGAGGACTTCTCCTACGTGCTGCAGGAGGTGCCGGGCTCGTTCGTGTTCGTCAGCGCGCTGGCGGCGGACGGGGACCCGGTCACGGCGCCGTACAACCACTCGCCGTACGCGCGGTTCGACGACGCGGCGCTGGCCACCGGTGCCGCACTCCTGGCCGGGCTCGCGCTCGACCGCCTGGCCGAGGGCTGACCGGACCTCACATGCGCACGAGCAGCGTCGTCGCCATCGCCACGCCGAGCGCGCACCACGCCGCACGCAGCGCCTGACCGCGCAGCAGCCCGAGCCCGCAGCCGAGCGTCAGGACGAGCGCCGCGAGCCCGCGCATGATCTGCGTGACCAGGTTGTCCTGCCCGATCGTCAGCCCCGCGACCGTGGCCATGGCCAGGACGAACCAGCCGAGCTGCGACAGCACGGTCGCGTCGCCCCGGACTCGCACGGTTCCCTCGTCGAGCGGCTGGGGCTCGTGCGTGCGGGCCAGGTGGTCGTGCGTCGTCGTCATGAGGTGCTCCCGGGTGGTGGTGGTGACCCGGTCAGCCTTCCCGGCCCCGTGCGCGACCACGAGGGGGACAACCCACGGATCCGCGCGCGGCCCGGGGGTCGACGCCGGGCGCCGGGCACGAATGTCCGTGCGGGGGCCGGTAGCCTAGGCGCCGACTGTTCCTTCATCTCACGACAGGGGTCCGCCGTGCCCACCGGCAAGGTCAAGTGGTTCGACACCGAGCGCGGGTTCGGGTTCATCGCCGCCGACGACGGCGGCGAGGTGTTCCTGCACGCCTCGGCGCTGCCCGCGGGCGTGACCGCGCCCAAGCCGGGCGCCAAGGTCGACTTCGGCGTCGCCGACGGCAAGCGCGGACCTCAGGCGCTGTCCGTCACCCTGCTGGACCCGCTGCCGTCCGTGGCCAAGGCCCAGCGCCGCAAGCCCGACGAGATGGTCGTCGTCGTCGAGGACCTCATCAAGGTGCTCGACCGCGTCGGCGGGGACCTGCGCCGTGGCCGCTACCCGGACGCCGCACGCGGCAAGGCGTACGCCGCCGCGCTGCGCGCCGTCGCGGACGAGCTCGAGGGCTGATCATGGCCACCGCGACCCGGCCGGCCGCACGCGCCGCCGCCAAGAAGGACGCCGTGCTCGGCTCCGCCGTCGACCTCGCGCGCGAGGTGGCGGTCGAGATCGCCGTGGACCCCGCCGACGTGGGCGAGCACCTGGGCGTCGTCGTCGAGGGCGAGCGCCTGGTGTCGCACCGGTTCGCGTGCCTGGCCCGCGGCTACCGCGGCTGGGAGTGGACCGTGACGGTCGCACGCGTGCCGCGCGGCCGCACCGCCACGGTGTGCGAGGCCGAGCTGCTGCCCGGTGCGGACGCGATCCTGGGCCAGGCGTGGGTGCCGTGGTCCGAGCGCCTGCAGCCCGGCGACATCGGCCCCGGCGACGTGCTGCCGTTCCGCGCCGACGACCCGCGCCTCGAGCCCGGCTGGACCCCCACGGGCGATCCCGCGCTCGACGAGGTCGCGATCGACGAGCTCGCGCTCGCGCGCGTGCGCGTGCTGTCCCCGCAGGGGATCGACGAGGCCGCCGAGCGCTGGTACCGCGGGTCGCGCGGGCCGACGAGCGCGGGCGCCCTGGCCGCCGCCGCGGCGTGCGGGTCCTGCGGCTTCCTGCTGCCGCTGCAGGGGTCGCTCGGCACCGTGTTCGGCGTGTGCACCAACGAGTGGTCGCCCGACGACGGCCGCGTGGTGTCCTTCGACCACGGGTGCGGCGCGCACTCCGAGACCGACGTCGAGCCCGCCCCGAGCGAGTGGCCCGCGCCGGACCCGCTGATCGACGAGATGCGGCTCGAGCTGGTCCCGCGCGAGCCCGCGCCGTCCGACGAGGCCGACGCGCGGACGGTCGAGGCCGGGGCGGACGACGTTCCCGCCGAGCCCGCCGCGGACGACGTGCCCGCCGACGAGCCGGTGGCGAGCGACGCACCCGGCGAGCAGACCGCACCGCCGGCGGACGGCGGCACCGCCGACGAACCCGCCGCGGAGCGGTGACGGTCGACCCCTTCGACACCGCCGCGCTGCGTGCGGCGGTCCTGACCGCCTGGCGCTCGTCGCCCGCGCGGCTACGGGAGGATGCGAACACCGAGGAGGACCACGCGCGCGGGTACTACCGCGACCGCGTGGTGGTCGAGCTCGCGCAGAACGCGGCGGACGCCGCGGTGCGGGGCGGGGTCCCCGGACGCCTGCTGCTGCGCCTGGCGCGCACCGACGAGGGCACGACGCTGGTCGCCGCGAACACGGGTGCGCCGCTCACGGCCGAGGGCGTGGCCGCGCTCGCGTCGATGCGCGCGTCGGCCAAGCGCTCGGACCAGCCGGGCGTCGTCGGCCGGTTCGGTGTGGGCTTCGCGGCCGTGCGGGCGGTCAGCGACGAGCTGAGCGTGGTCTCGACCACGGGCGGTGTGCGGTTCTCGCTGCGGGACACCGCGCAGGTGCTGGCCGACCTCGTCGAGGACGCGGGGCCCGACCGCCCGGGCCTCGAGCAGGAGGTGCGGCGGCGCGACGGCTCGCTGCCCGCGCTGCGGCTGCCGTTCGCGGCCGACGGTCTGCCGCCCGAGGGCTTCGACACCGCGGTGGTGCTGCTGCTGCGCGACGAGGTCGCCGCCGACGAGGTACGTGCGCTCCTGGCCGCGGTCGACGACGCGCTGCTGCTCGCGCTGCCCGGCCTGGTCGAGGTGGTGGTCGAGGACGGGACCGGCGAGGGTGGCCCGCGCCGGCTCGCCGACGTGCACGCGCGGTGGCTGGTCGCGTCCGCCGAGGGCGACGTGCCGCGTGAGCTGCTGACGGACCGGCCCGTGGAGGAGCGCGACGCCGCACGCTGGCGCGTGACGTGGGCGGTGCCGCGCACCGACCCGGGCGAGCGCACCGACCCGTTCGCGTCCGACCCGTTCGCCCCCGACCCGCGCGCCTCGGCCGCGGTGCCGCGTGTGGTGCACGCGCCGACGCCCACGGACGAGCCGCTCGACGTGCCCGCGCTCCTCGTCGCGACGCTGCCGCTGGACCCGACGCGCCGCCACGTCGCCCCCGGCCGGCTGACCGACGCGGTGCTGCGGCATGCGGCCGACGTGTACGCCCGGCTCGCGGAGCAGGTCGCGGACGCGGGTGGCGACCCGTTGGGGCTCGTGCCGACGACGCTGCCCGCCGCGGCGATCGACGCGACGCTCCGCCCGCTGCTCCTGGACCGCCTCGCGAGCGCCGCCCTGCTGCCCCCGGCCGCACCCGAGGACGGGGACGCCGGGCTCGTCGCCCCGCGGCGGGCGGTCGCGCTCGCGGGCGGCGGGCCGGCCGACGCGCTCGCGGTGCTGGGGCGGCGCGTGGGTGCGCTCGTCGTGGTCTCGCCCGGGCGCCAGGCGCAGGTGCGGCTGCTGGGCGTGGAGGTCCGGACGCTCACGGACCTGGTCGAGGAGCTGCCGGCCGACGACGACTGGCCCGCGCTGTACGGCGCGCTGGAGGCCCTCGCACAGGCCGACCCGGTGGGCGGCGAGGCGCTCGCGGGCCTGCCCGTGCCGCTCGCCGACGGCCGCGTGGTGCGCGGCGCGCGGGGCTGCGTGGTGCTGGGCGAGGAGCTCGGGGCGGTGGTCCGGGACGTCGTCGGGACGCTCGCCGGGTGGGGCGTGCGCGTGGTGGACCCGACCGCGGCGCACCCGCTGCTCGGCCGGCTCGGCGCGACCACGCCGGACGCGCTGGGGCTGCTGCGGCTGCCCGCGGTGCGGGACGCCGTGCTCGCGTGGGACGAGGACGACGAGCCGGGCGACGGGCCCGACGTGACCACCACGGTGCTGACGCTGGTGCGCGCCGTGCTGCCCGCGCGCGACCCGTCCCGGTGGCGCGCCACCACGGGCGCGTGGGACGCGCTGCCCGCCGACGTGCGCGAGTGGCTCGCGCTGCTCCCCGTGCCGGCCGCGAGCGGCGAGCACGCGCCGGCCGACGGGCTGGTGCTGCCGGGGTCGCCCGCGCACCGGCTGCTGGACGAGCGGGTGCTCGCCCCGGTCGCGGTCGAGCAGGTCGAGCGGTGGGATGCCGCCACGCTGGTCGCCGTGGGGGTGCGCGAGGAGCTGGTGACCGTCACGGTGCCCGACGTCCTGACCGGCGAGGAGCCGGTGGAGGACGCACCAGGCGCGCTGGTGGCCGAGTCGCTCGACGGCTGGGCCGAGTACCTGGAGCACGTCGCGGCGCACTGCGGACCGGGCGCGTACCTGGGCGACGTGACCGCGGTGGCGGACCTGGACGCGGTCGCGCCCGACGCGTGGCCGGACGTCCTCGACGCGCTCACGGGCACCGCGGTGCTGCGGCGCGCGCTGCTCGAGCCGGTGCGCTCCGACCAGGGCACCACGCTGCCGTCCTACACCGCGTGGTGGCTGCGTGAGCGCGCTCCGCTGGGCGTGGCCGGCCCGTTCGTCGTGGGCGGAGGAGCGGGTCTGTCGGCGCTGCTGCCGCCCGCTCCCGCCGCGGTGCGCGCGCTGGACGCCGAGGTCCAGCGCGCGCTCGGCGGCGTCGTGGAGCCCGCGGACGTGACCGCGGCGGACTGGACCGACCTGCTGGACGCGTGGCCCGCGGGTG
The Cellulomonas gilvus ATCC 13127 DNA segment above includes these coding regions:
- a CDS encoding cold-shock protein, producing the protein MPTGKVKWFDTERGFGFIAADDGGEVFLHASALPAGVTAPKPGAKVDFGVADGKRGPQALSVTLLDPLPSVAKAQRRKPDEMVVVVEDLIKVLDRVGGDLRRGRYPDAARGKAYAAALRAVADELEG
- a CDS encoding sacsin N-terminal ATP-binding-like domain-containing protein, translated to MTVDPFDTAALRAAVLTAWRSSPARLREDANTEEDHARGYYRDRVVVELAQNAADAAVRGGVPGRLLLRLARTDEGTTLVAANTGAPLTAEGVAALASMRASAKRSDQPGVVGRFGVGFAAVRAVSDELSVVSTTGGVRFSLRDTAQVLADLVEDAGPDRPGLEQEVRRRDGSLPALRLPFAADGLPPEGFDTAVVLLLRDEVAADEVRALLAAVDDALLLALPGLVEVVVEDGTGEGGPRRLADVHARWLVASAEGDVPRELLTDRPVEERDAARWRVTWAVPRTDPGERTDPFASDPFAPDPRASAAVPRVVHAPTPTDEPLDVPALLVATLPLDPTRRHVAPGRLTDAVLRHAADVYARLAEQVADAGGDPLGLVPTTLPAAAIDATLRPLLLDRLASAALLPPAAPEDGDAGLVAPRRAVALAGGGPADALAVLGRRVGALVVVSPGRQAQVRLLGVEVRTLTDLVEELPADDDWPALYGALEALAQADPVGGEALAGLPVPLADGRVVRGARGCVVLGEELGAVVRDVVGTLAGWGVRVVDPTAAHPLLGRLGATTPDALGLLRLPAVRDAVLAWDEDDEPGDGPDVTTTVLTLVRAVLPARDPSRWRATTGAWDALPADVREWLALLPVPAASGEHAPADGLVLPGSPAHRLLDERVLAPVAVEQVERWDAATLVAVGVREELVTVTVPDVLTGEEPVEDAPGALVAESLDGWAEYLEHVAAHCGPGAYLGDVTAVADLDAVAPDAWPDVLDALTGTAVLRRALLEPVRSDQGTTLPSYTAWWLRERAPLGVAGPFVVGGGAGLSALLPPAPAAVRALDAEVQRALGGVVEPADVTAADWTDLLDAWPAGERVDVRAAATVWRYATPDAAPDRVPALVGDGSVLVVAAHDAAVAASPMWWQRTDVAALVPARDDDEALRLCRALDLPRVSELARGMVTRDDGREAPVPAEVRALLPDAPATWCEHEDLRVDHVPVAWWVDVVHDEVRVHAATLAGLAAALAQTAGRWALRSALEAVLTDATRVSELALDAALDAAGGSAGESAGERAGEA
- a CDS encoding DUF3027 domain-containing protein, coding for MATATRPAARAAAKKDAVLGSAVDLAREVAVEIAVDPADVGEHLGVVVEGERLVSHRFACLARGYRGWEWTVTVARVPRGRTATVCEAELLPGADAILGQAWVPWSERLQPGDIGPGDVLPFRADDPRLEPGWTPTGDPALDEVAIDELALARVRVLSPQGIDEAAERWYRGSRGPTSAGALAAAAACGSCGFLLPLQGSLGTVFGVCTNEWSPDDGRVVSFDHGCGAHSETDVEPAPSEWPAPDPLIDEMRLELVPREPAPSDEADARTVEAGADDVPAEPAADDVPADEPVASDAPGEQTAPPADGGTADEPAAER
- a CDS encoding M20 metallopeptidase family protein encodes the protein MEDDVVEVKALHDEARAMLPEIAALRHALHRVPELALDLPRTQALVLDALAGLDLEISTGDGLSSVVAVLRGGRPGPAVLLRGDMDALPVTEQTGEPFTSEHVGLMHACGHDMHVAGLVGAARLLAARRADVAGDVVLMFQPGEEGDGGAEIMIEQGVLDAAGQRVVAAYGVHVASGLLPHGVVSGRAGTAMAAADSVVVTVHGSGGHGSAPHRALDPVPVAAEIVLALQAMVTRRFDAFDPVVVTVGALHAGTANNIIPASATLEITVRTFSRDTWQAAPERLREVCEHVAAAHGLTAEVDYRRGYPVTVNDPHELERTARLTRAMLGEDAWQTMPQPLAGAEDFSYVLQEVPGSFVFVSALAADGDPVTAPYNHSPYARFDDAALATGAALLAGLALDRLAEG